The following are encoded in a window of Paenibacillaceae bacterium GAS479 genomic DNA:
- a CDS encoding Acetyltransferase (GNAT) family protein: protein MKIELATVSDYSYIFERDKHLLESLIVPKIQRNEIYILRKQDGVNIGWMRYGYFWDNTPFMNMIWIDEEYRSSGFGKRAVLFWENEMKVTGRNLVMTSTLANEEAQHFYRKLGYKDAGCLLLENEPLEIILTKAI, encoded by the coding sequence ATGAAGATAGAGCTTGCTACAGTATCAGACTACTCGTATATCTTTGAACGTGACAAACATCTATTAGAGAGTTTAATAGTTCCCAAAATACAAAGAAACGAAATTTACATACTGCGTAAACAGGATGGAGTTAACATTGGCTGGATGAGGTATGGGTATTTTTGGGATAATACTCCCTTTATGAACATGATATGGATTGATGAAGAATACCGGAGTAGTGGTTTTGGAAAACGCGCTGTTCTTTTTTGGGAAAATGAAATGAAAGTGACCGGCAGAAACTTGGTCATGACTTCAACTCTAGCCAACGAAGAGGCTCAGCACTTTTATCGGAAATTAGGTTATAAAGATGCGGGATGTTTATTGTTGGAAAATGAACCATTAGAAATCATTTTAACTAAAG